One segment of Carya illinoinensis cultivar Pawnee chromosome 1, C.illinoinensisPawnee_v1, whole genome shotgun sequence DNA contains the following:
- the LOC122280846 gene encoding protein ELF4-LIKE 4, with amino-acid sequence MEGDISSGIGNGTQVDSKVLQAFQKNFVQVQDILDQNRLLINEINQNHESKIPDNLSRNVGLIRELNNNIRRVVDLYADLSSSFTKSVDASSEGESGGSFKSNGKASQKRIRSG; translated from the coding sequence ATGGAAGGTGATATATCTTCAGGCATAGGAAATGGAACCCAAGTAGATAGCAAGGTTTTGCAGGCATTTCAGAAGAACTTTGTGCAAGTCCAGGACATTTTGGACCAGAACAGGTTGCTAATCAATGAAATCAATCAAAACCATGAGTCAAAGATCCCTGATAACTTGAGCCGAAACGTGGGCTTGATTAGAGAGCTAAATAACAATATCAGAAGGGTTGTGGATCTCTATGCCGATCTTTCGAGCTCTTTTACCAAGTCAGTGGATGCTTCATCAGAAGGAGAATCGGGTGGGAGTTTTAAATCCAATGGAAAAGCCAGTCAGAAGAGAATTAGGTCCGGATAA